Proteins encoded together in one Salvelinus fontinalis isolate EN_2023a chromosome 6, ASM2944872v1, whole genome shotgun sequence window:
- the LOC129858145 gene encoding solute carrier family 49 member A3-like: MENEDNLSDEFRVHIVVPSKPNPILEKRIVFKVYKRRWLILFVLCLLNCSNSMLWLTFAPVADQSAQFMGVTLDQINWLSIIYMVVAIPFSFGTTWMLDTLGLRITLVLGSWLNMLGAVLRFVSVLGSHVSAAKFPVVMGGQTLCALAQPLVIFTPTKLAALWFPEHQRATANMIASMSNPLGVLIASIFSPMIVGTTNNISSLLFIYAVPAVIICFLATVGIRDSSPPTPPSASAESSNSEPFLEGIMQLLRNKAYMILLLCFGSGIAVFTCFSTLLEQIMCVRGYPNDFAGLCGGLFIVFGIVGAGFLGLYVDKTKKFIEATKVNMSLSALACIAFSVVSQMRNQRIALVVVCSLFGFFGFSIYPVAMELSVECSYPVGEATSAGLIFISGQIQSVIYILLLQGLTKPMADSPFSTCSAGGDAALSWRVPMLVMAGLCSAFTCCFVIFFHTEYRRLDAEAQASGKKTTLTTCDSMPNRNKTNSDDPPDSNDLPDSNNKTNSDDPPDSNNKTNSDDPPDSNNKPN, from the exons ATGGAAAATGAAGATAATCTCTCGGATGAATTTCGGGTGCATATTGTCGTTCCGAGTAAACCCAATCCAATACTCGAAAAACGTATTGTATTCAAAGTATACAAGAGGAGATGGTTAATTTTGTTCGTGCTGTGCTTGCTAAATTGCTCGAACTCTATG TTATGGCTGACCTTTGCTCCAGTGGCGGACCAGTCAGCCCAGTTCATGGGTGTCACCCTGGACCAGATCAACTGGCTGTCCATCATCTATATGGTGGTGGCCATACCTTTCAGCTTTGGGACCACATGGATGCTGGACACCTTAGGGCTCCGAATCACA TTGGTGCTGGGTTCGTGGCTCAACATGTTGGGAGCTGTGCTGCGTTTCGTGAGCGTCCTGGGGAGCCATGTCAGTGCGGCCAAATTCCCCGTGGTGATGGGGGGCCAGACCCTGTGTGCCCTGGCTCAGCCCCTGGTCATTTTCACCCCCACCAAGCTGGCAGCGCTCTGGTTCCCAGAGCACCAGCGGGCCACTGCCAATATGATAGCCTCCATGT CAAATCCCCTTGGGGTTCTTATTGCTAGCATATTTTCCCCTATGATTGTGGGGACCACCAACAACATCTCTTCATTG CTGTTCATATATGCTGTACCAGCAGTCATCATCTGTTTCCTAGCAACAGTTGGGATCCGTGATAGTTCCCCCCCAACGCCCCCCTCAGCCAGTGCAGAAAGCTCCAACTCGGAGCCCTTCCTGGAGGGAATCATGCAG TTGCTGAGGAACAAGGCTTACATGATTCTCCTGCTGTGCTTCGGCTCAGGGATCGCTGTATTCACCTGCTTCTCTACACTGCTGGAGCAGATCATGTGTGTCCGAGGGTACCCTAAT GACTTTGCAGGACTGTGCGGGGGTCTCTTCATTGTGTTCGGTATTGTCGGGGCTGGTTTCCTGGGACTGTACGTCGACAAAACCAAGAAGTTTATAGAGGCCACTAAGGTTAACATGAGCCTTTCAGCGCTGGCCTGCATTGCCTTTTCAGTG GTATCTCAGATGCGCAATCAGAGAATAGCCTTGGTCGTTGTTTGTTCGCTCTTTGGCTTTTTCGGCTTCTCCATTTACCCGGTTGCCATGGAGTTGTCTGTGGAGTGCTCCTACCCGGTTGGAGAGGCCACCTCAGCTGGCCTCATCTTCATATCAGG ACAGATCCAGTCAGTTATCTATATACTGCTTCTTCAGGGGTTGACCAAACCAATGGCCGACTCGCCCTTCTCTACCTGTTCTGCAGGAGGAGATGCAGCCTTGAGTTGGAGGG TGCCCATGCTGGTGATGGCAGGTCTGTGCAGTGCCTTTACCTGCTGCTTTGTTATCTTCTTCCACACGGAGTACAGGAGACTGGACGCTGAGGCACAGGCTAGTGGAAAAAAGACAACTCTGACAACCTGTGACAGCATGCCAAACCGTAACAAGACAAACTCCGACGACCCGCCAGACTCCAACGACCTGCCAGACTCCAACAACAAGACAAACTCCGACGACCCGCCAGACTCCAACAACAAGACAAACTCTGACGACCCGCCAGACTCCAACAACAAGCCAAACTAA